One Archangium violaceum genomic window, CTCGGCCTCAGTGACAGCGTTGCCGCCGACATCCCACCGGGCACAGCAGGGGAGCGCGTCACGGTGCGCGCGGGCGACGCAGCCGTCACCTTGCCCTTTCAGTACGGCAATCTGGACGAGGGGACCGTGCTCACCGGGAGGTTCTTCCTCGGCAAGGAGCGCCTCTACGGCCGGTTCACCCGGGCGCAGACGCCTCAAGGGAAGGTGTACCCCGTGTGCATGGAGATCGCAGCACCAGGTGGGGCCGGCGAGCCCATCAAGGCCGATGCCGGCTCGGACGCCGTCAAGGTTCACGCCCGAGTCAGCGTGTATGTGGTGAGCCGATTCCATTAGGACGCCCGGGCGCTCGGCCGCCTGGTGGCTCGGGCCCCCCACTGGCGAGCTGTGGTAGAGGCCACGCCTGACATGGGGCGGCTCCACGCCCCCGGAGAGGTTGACCCCCCGTGCCCCTCGCGTCCTCCGCTGGCCTTCTGTCCCTGGCCCTGCTCACCTCGACCGCTGACGCCGCCGAGCGTCCACCGCTGCCCCCGTGCGAAGCGGGTGACATCCGCCTGGAAGTGGACGCGGACGCTCCGGGCAGGATACCGGCGCTGTGTGTCACCCCGGACCTCACCAGCAACTTCCTCTTCGACGCGAAGCTCTCGCGCGTGGAACTGGATGGGCGCGAGCACTTCCGGCGGGTGGTGGAGGCGGCCGACTCATTCATGGTCGTCCCCTCGGAGGCCATGCGCGACATGGAACCGCAGCGGGTGACGTTCTACTTCGCGGATGGAGCGGCCCCGGCGAGCCTCACGTTTTTGCTGGTGGTGCACCCCGCGCGAGTCGCACGGCAGGTGGACGTCATCCGAAAAACGCTCCCGGTGGACTTCTACAAGCAGAAGGCGCGGGATGCGGACGCGAAGGCGCAGCGCTGCGAGGAGGAGAAGGAGCGCCTCCGGGCCGGGCAGCGCGGGCCGGGTGGACTCCGGGGCCTGCGCGCGGCGGGCCTTCTGGACGAGAGGCTCGGTGTCGCCGTCAAGAACATCCGCGAATACGTCAAGACGAGGCCGCGCGCTGCGCTGATACTGGAACGGGCGTGGTCCTCCCGCGCCGGGAATGAGGAAAAGGGCCGAGTCGCGGTGGAACTGGGCTTGAAGAATCCGGGGATGAAGCCCTGGACGCTCGCAGGCGCCCTGCTGCGCGGGGCCAGAGGCGAGGAATTGACGCCGCTTCCAGAGGACACGCCGGTGTCCATTCTCCCGGGCGCCCCTGGCCGCGTCATGGTGGAGTTCGAGGCCACGACGAACGAGGTCCAGGGGCCGTACACCCTGACGTTGTGGGACGCGGACGGGCGCTCCATCATCCTGGAGAACGTGACGTTCCCGTAGCGCCGTCTCGCGCGTGGCGTCTGCCCCTGGCCGATTACCTGCTGCATCCTCCCACCCTCAGCCAACCCGGTGGCTTGACGGGCGCACCCGTATTTCCGTGTAATTCCGGAGCGACGGCTTTGGGTCGCGTCGCTTCCGGAGGTGCGCTGTGTCCACCCGTCTTCCTGGCGCTCGCCCTACGGGTTCGCGTCTAGGCTTCTGCTGTCGCGCCTGGGCCCTCCTCATCCTCTTTCAGTTCGCGTGTGCCACGGGCACCCCCCACGGCGGCCTCGTTGCGACGGGCTACCGCTACAACCCGCTCACGCCCCCACCGGCACCCCAGGAATCCGTCACCCTCACGCCCCGCAGCGACTTCGCGCCCGTGCAGGTGTCGGACATGCAGTTGCGCGAGGCCTTTACCCAGTTCGTCTTGGAGGCGCCTCTGAGGGTGGCCGCCCGCCCTTCCAGGCCGCTGTCCGGCCGCCTGGTGCTGGCCTCCTGGCCAGCGGGGGGAGCGGGGGACTCCAGCGTGGAGGGGGGCTACGCGCGTCTGTGCGAGCGGCGCGGCTCGCCGGGGGACTGCTTCTGGTTGCTGGGGGACGGCCCGCACGACACCCGCCTCAGCCACCCCGACAGATTCATGCTGGCCCTCAGCCTGGCCCTCACCCCGGCGCTGGAGGCCGCCACGGGCGTGCTGCGCGACTTCTCCGCGCACGCCATGACGGCTCTGCTCACCGGCCTCTCCTTGTACCTCGTGGTCCTCATGGCGCCGGAGCCCATCTCAAAAGGTCTCGCCCTGGCGATGACGCTCTTTCTTTGGGGCTACCTGGGCATGGAGCTGTGGGACTTGATTTCCGCCACGAAGGACCTCTGGGACGTGGCGGAGGATGCCAGCACGTTCCAGGAGTTGCGCGGCGCGAGCGAGCGCTACGCTCGGGTGCTCGGGCCCAATACCATGCGCGTGCTCATCCTCCTGGCGACGTGGAAGGCAGGGGCCAAGGGCAAGGAGGCCATGACGGGCAGCGGGCTGCCGGGTTTCCCCCAGGCGATGCAGAACGCCGCTTCCTCGGGCCGAGTTCACCTGCCCACTGCGGCGGCCGATGCGACGTCGGTGTCCGTGAGGGGAGGACGGCTCGTTCTCACGCTTCCCGCCAGTTCGGCTGCTGTCCTCTATATGCAGGAGGAGGGCGACATCCATCACATCGCCACCGTGGAGAACAAGAAGTCACCGGCAAGCGGTGGGCCGTGGACGCCGAAGCTCAAGGAATTCTTCGACAAGGCCGGCATGTCCATGCAGGACCCAGCCAACAAGGTCCGCATCCCGGGCCACAGGGGGCCTCATCCCAAGGAGTACCATGAGGAGGTCTTTGAGCGGCTTGAGGATGCCGTCAAATGGTGTGAGACCACGGCGCAGTGTCGGGAGGCTCTGACCCGGGAACTGCATAAGCTGGCCTCGGAACTTGGAAAGGTAGGTTCCAGACTCAACAAGCTCGTCACCCGGACCCAGTGAGGTTAGGAGAGCGATATGACGAAGAGGTACTTCAGACTGAGGGAGGACATGAGCAGCCCGGAACGTTGGGTGCTCCATGACACGCTCGATGCTCAGGGACAGCCGGTGGGAGCGCGGCTGTACCTCAACGAGACGCCCATTCGTTTCGACGGTCGCCTCCGGGTTCCCATCCTCCACCCGGGCAGCCCACTGGATTTTTCGCTGGCGGACTCGGGGGATTTTCCCGTGGTCACCGAAAAGGTCGCCAGCACTCTCGCTGAATTGGCCCCTGACGACGTCCAGCTCTACTCCGCCGAGGTGGATACGCGGCCCGAGCCCTACTTCCTCGTCAACGTCGCACGCCAGGTGAAGTGCATCGACGACGAGACTTCAGAAGAGGTGCTGTATTGGACGCCCGAAGATGACCGCCCCGACAAGCTTGGGCAGTACCGGGCCGTTTACGGCATGCGCATCGACCCCTCCAAGGTGGGTGATGCCAAGGTGTTCCGACCCAGCGGATTTCCCAGAGCCCTTCTTGTCGCGGAAGACGTAAAGGATGCCTTGGAGCGCACTGGGACTACGGGTCTGGAGTTCACGGAAGTCACCGGCCCCAGCCCCATCAGCGACGAGGAGCGCGCCTACAAGCGCAGGTGTAACGAGCTTCTGGATCCCCCCCCGGCCGCCCGACGCGCAGCGTGGAAGTCGCTCGGCAGGCTGGACGAGCTGGCTGTTGCCCCCAGGGGGATCTGCTACGAATGGCCGGGCCACCGGCAGGACTGGGCCATCCTCCATCGGGAGGCAGGGCGCCTCCTCCTTGTCTCTGAGGGCCTCTCGGACCCCTTCATCGCCCGTCTGGAGCCATCCGTCGGCTTCGGTTTGGAGCTCGCCCTCGAGACGGAGCCGACGGAACTGCCCCTCGAGGCCATCGAGGGAAGCTGGCCCTACATGCTGCTGGAGCGAGTCTCAAAAGAGGTGGTGGCCCATGAGCACGTGCGGGAGAGGGCCAAGGTGGGCCTCGTCGTGCTGGACGTGGCGGGGAAGGGCATGCCCGCCTCTTTGGTGACCGCTGAGGGGCGGGTGGGGGTGCTGCTCGGCCAGGAGTCGCGCTCGCTGCCCCGGCTGTTTTCCTCGCCGTTCGGCGACGTGCGGCTCGTCACCGTCAAGGCCCTGCTGCCCGCCGAGCTGGAGTATGCATTGAAGCGTGGCCCGGAGGGCGCCGCCGGGCTGGCGCGGCGCTTCGCGGAGAACGGGGAGGAGCACCTCTCGCGCGCCGGTCGGCGAGCAGCGGTGTAGCTGGCACATGGCGCTCCATCAAGACGTGGTCAGTGTGTGAGCCGTGCGCTTCCCAAGAGCTCACAAGCCCCGGGCACATCCAGGAAGAACGCCCCGAGCATCTCCGCCTCGGCTGACGGGGGGAGGGCATCTTGGAACTTGCTCAGCCGGTACGGGGGAATCCGGGCACGAATGGATTGCATTCGCCCGGGAGCACTCCAGAAGCTCGGCTGGGCCAGAGCACTCAGCGCCGCCTCGATTGCCAGGTGAGTCACCACCTCACCGGAGATCTTCAGGAAGAAGTTGTCGGGGACGACCTTCCAGCCCTGCGTCGCCTCGAGGGCGTACTTGAACGTGTGGTTGATGCGACCTCCGGCGAAGTTCCACCAGAGCGCGCTGCCCTCCGAGTCCACCTGGATCGGAAGACTGGCGCGCCGGAGCAGTGGACCGAGATCCTCTCGCAGCGTCCTCAGCTCGCGGGTGGCGCTCTCGTCGAGATAGGGCAGCTCCTCCTCTCCCTCCAGCAGGGAGCGGATGCGCTGGCAGACCTCTCGTCCGAGAAACCTCGGCATGAATCCACCCCAGGTGGGCTTCTTGCCCGCGGGGGCGGCTCGCACGTGCACCTCACGAGCCGTGTGGATGACGTGGTCCACGACCCACGCGCGTCCCCCCAACAGGAACGAGCTCATTCAAGGCGTGGTGGGGGCTCCGCGAGGACCTCTCAACGGCCCCCACGGTGGCCGCGTTCCGCCACCGGCTCCTGGGTTCCACAGGGGCCCGTGCGGTATGGCAACAGCTCCGAGGTATTTCCCGTGAGGAGGTCTCGGATGACGAGGTGTGGATGTACGGCTGCGAGTTACTGCGGGAGCTTCAACGGGTGGAGCTCCCAGACGGAGCAGACCGCGAGATGAAGCGCCAGCTGCTCGATGAGCTGGTAACGGGCCTTCGCACCGATCTGGATCAACTGGCCCCACCGGATGGCTCGCACCCCTGGCTCGGCGCGGTGCTGCGTTTCTACGGAGTGGGAGGGCGTCATGTCGGCACGTGACCGGGCCTGGCTGCGGAGCTTCCTCCACCTGGATGCCCGGGCGGGCGCCACCGTCCCGGCCCGGGACATCGAGCGCCAAGAGGATACCGTCCTGCGCGCCCTCGAACTCCTCGATCATCAGCCGGGGGTCGTGCTGGCGGACGAGGTGGGGATGGGCAAGACATATGAAGCGCTGGGCGTGTTGGCCGCACGGCTCCACGGCCGCCCAGAAGCCCGTGCGCTCATCCTGACCCCGGGCCCTGACCTCAACACGAAGTGGACAAAGGAGCTGCGCGCCTTCTGCGACTCCAGCAGGCCCATGTACCCAGGCTTCGCCGGGCGTTTCGAGGCCGCGCGCACCCTGGCGGAGCTCGTCGACAAAGCACGGGCCACGCAGGTCGTCATCGCGCCGGTGAACGTCTTCGCGGGAGGCCGTGCGCTCTCGGATCAGGCGTACCTGCTCTCGCTCTGGGCCACTGCGCGCGAGCTTGCCGGCAACCAGATTGCCGCGATTTTCCGCCGGTATCGAGACGGCGTTACGGCTCGCGTTAGGGTGGAGGAGGCTTGGTTCCTCGACACCTTCGATTGGAAGACGGTTCAGCCCCATGTCCGGGAGGCACTCCGACTGCACAAGGGGCTGGGCGATTATTCACTCGACGCCCTGTGGGAGCAGCCTAACTATGACGGGTTCGCCTCGCAGGGCGCCGTGGATTATGCGCTGGCGGATCTCCGCTTCCGCCTGGCCGGGCGCCTCATCCCGGAGTTCGACCTCCTGGTCGTCGATGAGGCGCACAAGCTGAAGAACGCGGACTCGGTGAGAGCGACCGGAGTGCGGACGGTCTTTGAAGGGCGGTTCGCCAAAGCGCTCTTCCTGACAGCGACGCCGTTCCAGTTGACGGTCGGTGAGCTGGAGCAGGTGCTCGCGCTGTTCGCCCTGGCTACCTCCGCGCCCGCGGACCTGATGGAGCAGGCCAAGCAACTGCTCGCCGACGTCGCTGACTACACGCGCGCCTATGACGAGTTGGAGCGGGTCTGGGCGCGGGTGGATGGGGCGGTCGCCGCGGACTTCGGCGCCTGGTTCGCACAGGATCCCGAGCTGCTCACCGCCCCGCAGGATCCCGCCTTGCGGCCGATCGTCGCGGGGGCTCGGCGCCTCCTCACGCTCAAGCGCGAGCGCATCGAGCCCGGCTTCCGGCGCTGGATGATTCGCAGCCTCCGGGAAGACAAGAGGGTGTACCGGCTCAGCCACCGCACACGCCTGCGGCCCAAGGGGGGAGCGGGCGTGCCGTTCATTCTCTACGAGCGCTTCATCGCCGCGATGTTTCGCGAGAAGAGCCGCACGCACAAGGCCGCCGTGCAGATCAACATGGTCTCGTCCTATGGCGCCGCGCGCGAGGGGGCGCTGCTCGCGGACGAGACCCGGGCGCCTCTCGGTGGAGACGCGGAGTCGTACCGGAGCCTGCTCCAGGAGGTGGTCGGCGGGTTGTGCGGCGAGCGGGGGGGGCACCCGAAGGTGGACCACGTCGTGCGCGATGCGCTGGCAGCCGCCGAGCGCGATGAGAAGACGCTGATTTTCTGTGCGCGGGTCGAGACCCTTCATGAGCTGAAGCGGCAGATCGAGGCCCAATGGGAGGAGATCCTCCTCGGGCGCTGGCGCCGGGTGTTCCCTTCCGCCCGGCACGAGGACATCTTCGAGCATGAGGTGGAGGGTAAGCGGGTGGATGGGCACCACTCCCGCTTGCGCGATCGCTTCAACCGCGCTCAGGACGCGCTCTACCTCGCCATGAGAGAGCGCTACCTCGCGACGCTGCTCAATGGGTGCGACTTGGGGCTGGAGCGCCTGGAGGAGGTCGTCGAGCGAGCCAACGCCATTCTGCGGCGCCAGAAGGTCACGAAGACGCAAGCCGAGCGCATCGACTGGTCCTTGCTCAAGCGCTGCGTCGAGCAGGCGGTGGCGCTCCTCATCCGCGAGGGTTCTCTGGATGGAGGCGTGGACTCCAAGGCGCTCGAGCACCTCACCGACGAGCGCTTCGTCCCCTTCGGGTACGATCTGGTGGCCGATGACGTGGAGGACTTTGCCCAGGGCGACCGGACACCGTCCTGGTCAATCGCCGCGGCCGATGTGGCGCTCGTGCTGCGTCGCGAGCACCTCTGGGCCTATCTCCAGGGCCCCCTCTTCGAAGTCCCTCCAGAACTTCGTGTGCGGACGGTGGAGCGGCTCGCGAGCTATCTCGTCGCGCGCAACGTGTCCTTCCTCCCGGACCTGCTCGAGTTCGCGAAGGCGCAAGGCGTGGACGTGGAGTCGGTGGAGTCGCGCGCGCTGCTGCCAGTGGTCGATCGGTTCTGGACGAGCCCTGCCGGCCGCCCCTGGTGCGATCTGCTGAGACGGTTTCTCACGTACATCAGCCGCCTGGATGAAGAGCGCCGCAAAGAGGTCCTCGATGACGCTGTCCGTGCTGGCGCCATCGTGCGCCACACCGTGGAGGGCGAGAGCCGCGAACGGCTTCGCGAGGCCTTCAACACGCCGCTCTTTCCCATGGTGCTGGTGGCGAACGAGGTGATGCAGGAGGGGCTCGATCTCCATCACCACTGCCGGCGTGTCGTCCACCATGATCTCGCCTGGAACCCCGCGCAGCTGGAGCAGCGCGTAGGCCGTGTGGACCGCCTGGGCTCGCTCGTTCAGCGGATGCGGGAGCGGAACCCCGAGACCACGCTCGACGTGCACCTCCCGTTGATTGCCAACACGATCGACGAGCGCCTCGAAAGGACGGTCCGGCTCCGGGAGAAATGGCTGGAATTCCTCTTGGGGGCATCGCCCCGAATCGATGAATACGGTCTGGCCGACGAGCCCACGCAGCCGCTTCCAACGGCATTCGCGGAGGCACTTCGCGTGGAGCTGGGGCCTGCGGCAGTGCCGAGCGACAAGGGGAGCACGGCCAATCGCACGCCTGCGTTGAGCAAGCGGGCAGCAGGGTAGACGGCCCGTTCAGTGCGCTGCCGTACACGCTGGCAGGGGAAAGCCCCGGCTCGCCTGATGGCGGCCAGGGCCTTGCGACATCCAGTGGCGGCGGCGGGAATCGACCCCGCCGCCGGAAGCTCCCGAAGAGAGCGCTCCAGAACGTGCCACCGGCTCAGACACCGACGAAGAACTCCTCCGATCCATGCATGTTCCGCACCCAGGCGGAAACGCCCATGCGGCGGAGCACGACGGCCGCGAGCCGCATGTGGCGCTCGGGCACCTTGAGCACCCGCTGCCGGGCCCCGCTCTCCAGGAGCCGCTCCACCGCGAGCTGGAGTCGCGAGAAGGAGCCGGACGTCTCCACCTCCGTTCCCCAGACGCCGTTCCACGACAGGGCGTCCAGCCGCCTGCCGCTGGGCAGCGGGACTTCGACCTGGCCACCGAAGCCCGCAGAGCGGAACTTCGCCCTCTGATGCGCACGCGATTCGGCCATGGTCAGTCCTTGCTCGCCACCAGGAGGAATCCGAAGCCCACGACCGCCGCCAGGGCAACCGCGATGCCCACACCGGAACCGGACGACGGCTGAACCGGGGCCGGAGGCGGAGCGGGCGGGGTCCGGAGCGCGTTGCGCTTCGGGAGGAAGTGCCGCACCGGCGCCAGGGCCGGCGCCCGGCCCCGCAGCGCTTCGAGCCGCACCCGGATCTGGCTGATGCTGGGCCGCAGGCCCGGCTGGGTCGAAAGCATCTGGTTGATGAGCTGTTCCAAGTCGGGCGCTCCCGGAATGTGGATCCGCAAGAGCTCACGGGCCTGGGGCTCGCGGCCCACGAGGAGCGCGAAGGCCACCGCCCCCAGGGAGTAGATGTCCCCGAACTGGGACGCCACCCCCTCTGGAGGCATGTAGCCCGGCGTTCCTCCGTTGTGCTTGCCGAACATGGCCGTCTGCCCCACGCCGCCCCGGGCGAGGCCGAAGTCCGCGAGCTTCGCGACCCCGTCCTTGTGCAGGATGTTCCCCGTCTTCAGGTCGCCGTGGAACGCGCCCGGCGCGGAGCCGTGGACCTCCTCCAGCCCCTGGACCACCGTGAACAGGTAGCCCAACACCCGCTCCACGGGCAGCCGCTGCCGGACCAGGGGCGTGAGATCCCCGTCCATCAGCTCCATCGCGAAGCCCCGGCGCCCGTCCACCAGGACGGGCTCGAAGTACCGCACGACGTAGCGCCCCTGGTGCCGCTGGAACCGCCGGACCTCGTCATCGATGAGCTGCTGGTTCTCCGGCGAGGCGTCCTTCGGAGCCTTGACGACGAACAACTGCCCCGCCTCGTCCCGGCACTTCAGGAGCTTCCCCAGGCCACCGCCCGTGAGTTCCTGCAGCACCGTGATACGTCCTTGAATTTTCATGGGTTTTTGTCCCAGGCCCTTCATGCCGGGGGGTTGCTGGCGGAGTAACCCACCAGACCGGCATACGAGGGCTCCTTTAACTAACCCACGAATCTGGGATGGCAAGCTGACATAGGAATTTTATTCCAAATTACCCAAGCCAACTCCTTTGACCTGGAAGCGCCCCGGTCGGCGGTTTATGAAAGAGGGGTTATGACGCGCGCGCACAAAGCCTCTGGCGGGCCGGACTCCAAGGAAGGCGAGGCCTACGGCCTGGTCCTGGGTCAGGTGATTGCCCAGCTCCGGAAGCAGCACGGGAACATGACCCAGGCCGAGCTGGCCCATCGGCTGGGCATCTCCCAGTCGATGCTGTCGAAGATCGAGAGCGGGAAGCAGCCGGATGCCTACCACTTCAGCCTGATTGCCCAGGTGTTCGGGCTCGACGTCCAGCAACTGAACGCCCGGGTCCTGGACGCGATGCAGCGCGCGCAGCAGGCCGCAGCGGCAGTGAACAGGCAGCCCAAGGCCTCTTCAGGCTGGGGAGAGCTGCTCGCGCTGGCGGGCTTCGTGGGACTGGTGATGTTCGCGGTGGCGGCGGTGGTCGGAGACGACGCGAAGCCGGCCCCGGAGCCTGCGCCAGGGCCCAAGCCCAAGGCCCAGTAGGCCGCGGTTTTCGGCACGGACGTGGGATACATGACCGACGACGACCTACGACGCGAGTACGTCCTGATGCAGCGGGCAAGGCTCTCTGCGCGGGACATCCTGGCGAGCCTGACGACGAGCCCCGC contains:
- a CDS encoding helicase-related protein, yielding MSARDRAWLRSFLHLDARAGATVPARDIERQEDTVLRALELLDHQPGVVLADEVGMGKTYEALGVLAARLHGRPEARALILTPGPDLNTKWTKELRAFCDSSRPMYPGFAGRFEAARTLAELVDKARATQVVIAPVNVFAGGRALSDQAYLLSLWATARELAGNQIAAIFRRYRDGVTARVRVEEAWFLDTFDWKTVQPHVREALRLHKGLGDYSLDALWEQPNYDGFASQGAVDYALADLRFRLAGRLIPEFDLLVVDEAHKLKNADSVRATGVRTVFEGRFAKALFLTATPFQLTVGELEQVLALFALATSAPADLMEQAKQLLADVADYTRAYDELERVWARVDGAVAADFGAWFAQDPELLTAPQDPALRPIVAGARRLLTLKRERIEPGFRRWMIRSLREDKRVYRLSHRTRLRPKGGAGVPFILYERFIAAMFREKSRTHKAAVQINMVSSYGAAREGALLADETRAPLGGDAESYRSLLQEVVGGLCGERGGHPKVDHVVRDALAAAERDEKTLIFCARVETLHELKRQIEAQWEEILLGRWRRVFPSARHEDIFEHEVEGKRVDGHHSRLRDRFNRAQDALYLAMRERYLATLLNGCDLGLERLEEVVERANAILRRQKVTKTQAERIDWSLLKRCVEQAVALLIREGSLDGGVDSKALEHLTDERFVPFGYDLVADDVEDFAQGDRTPSWSIAAADVALVLRREHLWAYLQGPLFEVPPELRVRTVERLASYLVARNVSFLPDLLEFAKAQGVDVESVESRALLPVVDRFWTSPAGRPWCDLLRRFLTYISRLDEERRKEVLDDAVRAGAIVRHTVEGESRERLREAFNTPLFPMVLVANEVMQEGLDLHHHCRRVVHHDLAWNPAQLEQRVGRVDRLGSLVQRMRERNPETTLDVHLPLIANTIDERLERTVRLREKWLEFLLGASPRIDEYGLADEPTQPLPTAFAEALRVELGPAAVPSDKGSTANRTPALSKRAAG
- a CDS encoding AHH domain-containing protein — its product is MSTRLPGARPTGSRLGFCCRAWALLILFQFACATGTPHGGLVATGYRYNPLTPPPAPQESVTLTPRSDFAPVQVSDMQLREAFTQFVLEAPLRVAARPSRPLSGRLVLASWPAGGAGDSSVEGGYARLCERRGSPGDCFWLLGDGPHDTRLSHPDRFMLALSLALTPALEAATGVLRDFSAHAMTALLTGLSLYLVVLMAPEPISKGLALAMTLFLWGYLGMELWDLISATKDLWDVAEDASTFQELRGASERYARVLGPNTMRVLILLATWKAGAKGKEAMTGSGLPGFPQAMQNAASSGRVHLPTAAADATSVSVRGGRLVLTLPASSAAVLYMQEEGDIHHIATVENKKSPASGGPWTPKLKEFFDKAGMSMQDPANKVRIPGHRGPHPKEYHEEVFERLEDAVKWCETTAQCREALTRELHKLASELGKVGSRLNKLVTRTQ
- a CDS encoding helix-turn-helix domain-containing protein, with translation MTRAHKASGGPDSKEGEAYGLVLGQVIAQLRKQHGNMTQAELAHRLGISQSMLSKIESGKQPDAYHFSLIAQVFGLDVQQLNARVLDAMQRAQQAAAAVNRQPKASSGWGELLALAGFVGLVMFAVAAVVGDDAKPAPEPAPGPKPKAQ
- a CDS encoding protein kinase domain-containing protein, with protein sequence MKIQGRITVLQELTGGGLGKLLKCRDEAGQLFVVKAPKDASPENQQLIDDEVRRFQRHQGRYVVRYFEPVLVDGRRGFAMELMDGDLTPLVRQRLPVERVLGYLFTVVQGLEEVHGSAPGAFHGDLKTGNILHKDGVAKLADFGLARGGVGQTAMFGKHNGGTPGYMPPEGVASQFGDIYSLGAVAFALLVGREPQARELLRIHIPGAPDLEQLINQMLSTQPGLRPSISQIRVRLEALRGRAPALAPVRHFLPKRNALRTPPAPPPAPVQPSSGSGVGIAVALAAVVGFGFLLVASKD
- a CDS encoding imm11 family protein — protein: MTKRYFRLREDMSSPERWVLHDTLDAQGQPVGARLYLNETPIRFDGRLRVPILHPGSPLDFSLADSGDFPVVTEKVASTLAELAPDDVQLYSAEVDTRPEPYFLVNVARQVKCIDDETSEEVLYWTPEDDRPDKLGQYRAVYGMRIDPSKVGDAKVFRPSGFPRALLVAEDVKDALERTGTTGLEFTEVTGPSPISDEERAYKRRCNELLDPPPAARRAAWKSLGRLDELAVAPRGICYEWPGHRQDWAILHREAGRLLLVSEGLSDPFIARLEPSVGFGLELALETEPTELPLEAIEGSWPYMLLERVSKEVVAHEHVRERAKVGLVVLDVAGKGMPASLVTAEGRVGVLLGQESRSLPRLFSSPFGDVRLVTVKALLPAELEYALKRGPEGAAGLARRFAENGEEHLSRAGRRAAV
- a CDS encoding DUF2381 family protein, whose translation is MPLASSAGLLSLALLTSTADAAERPPLPPCEAGDIRLEVDADAPGRIPALCVTPDLTSNFLFDAKLSRVELDGREHFRRVVEAADSFMVVPSEAMRDMEPQRVTFYFADGAAPASLTFLLVVHPARVARQVDVIRKTLPVDFYKQKARDADAKAQRCEEEKERLRAGQRGPGGLRGLRAAGLLDERLGVAVKNIREYVKTRPRAALILERAWSSRAGNEEKGRVAVELGLKNPGMKPWTLAGALLRGARGEELTPLPEDTPVSILPGAPGRVMVEFEATTNEVQGPYTLTLWDADGRSIILENVTFP